Proteins from a single region of Roseateles sp. XES5:
- a CDS encoding RNA polymerase sigma factor, translating to MKDGDATALFYATHKPALVRYATRILGSREAAEDIVQDAFIRFSPSNTTGTAAAQTLAYLYRIVRNLCLDVIKRRKIEMRERDDEPPYWSIPRAVETPEKNVQVSQELQIVRKVLDGFPVDVRVAVEMHRFGGHTLEEVAAHLGISVATAHRHVRAALVEIALHLDDAAS from the coding sequence TTGAAGGACGGGGATGCGACGGCGCTGTTTTACGCCACCCACAAGCCGGCTCTGGTGCGTTACGCCACGCGCATTCTCGGCTCGCGGGAAGCGGCGGAAGATATCGTGCAGGACGCCTTCATCCGGTTCTCGCCGTCCAACACGACCGGCACGGCCGCAGCGCAGACACTCGCCTATCTCTACCGCATCGTGCGCAACCTCTGCCTCGACGTCATCAAGCGGCGGAAGATCGAGATGAGGGAGCGCGACGACGAGCCGCCCTACTGGTCGATCCCCCGCGCTGTCGAGACACCCGAGAAAAACGTTCAGGTATCGCAGGAGCTGCAGATCGTCCGTAAGGTGCTCGACGGCTTTCCGGTCGACGTGCGCGTCGCGGTCGAAATGCATCGTTTCGGCGGGCATACGCTGGAGGAGGTGGCGGCCCATCTCGGCATTTCCGTCGCGACGGCGCACCGCCATGTGCGGGCCGCTCTGGTCGAGATCGCGCTTCATCTCGACGATGCCGCTTCCTGA
- a CDS encoding FecR family protein, producing MDWLLRLKDKPQCHETADGLQAWLQHSEDNRAAWQAALRTWALLGEIKPQHADLWPARVTENVLPLPARRRGRWAAGLAFAVAATVAAVFAAPALLLRLQADVMTATGESRTVTLADGSQVNLSGGSAIGVDITPEERRVRLLSGEAFFDVAHDAARPFTVEAGEARVVVLGTAFDVALDPSSTTVQLARGVVGLSGAATSTVAEMAPGDMATVDHDTGEITRETVPVGEIAAWRNGLLFVNNVTVESVVARLQRYHPAWISLPDGTLGRQRVTGLYDLTDPDRALRALVQPLGGKVRAVSNYVRVVSRF from the coding sequence ATGGATTGGCTTCTACGCCTCAAGGACAAGCCGCAATGTCACGAGACCGCAGACGGTCTGCAGGCATGGCTGCAGCATTCCGAAGACAACCGCGCCGCCTGGCAGGCAGCCCTGCGCACATGGGCCCTGCTCGGCGAGATCAAGCCGCAGCACGCCGACCTCTGGCCGGCCAGGGTCACCGAGAACGTCCTCCCCCTTCCGGCCAGGCGCCGCGGCCGCTGGGCCGCCGGCCTTGCATTTGCCGTTGCAGCCACGGTTGCCGCGGTCTTCGCCGCCCCTGCCCTTCTCCTTCGTCTTCAGGCGGACGTCATGACGGCGACCGGCGAGAGCCGCACGGTCACGCTGGCGGATGGGTCGCAGGTCAATCTCTCCGGCGGCAGCGCCATCGGCGTGGACATCACGCCGGAAGAGCGCCGGGTGCGCCTCCTGTCGGGCGAAGCCTTCTTCGACGTGGCGCACGATGCCGCCCGCCCCTTCACGGTGGAAGCCGGCGAAGCGAGGGTCGTGGTGCTCGGCACCGCCTTCGACGTGGCGCTCGATCCCTCCTCCACGACGGTGCAGCTCGCCCGTGGCGTTGTCGGCCTTTCCGGCGCGGCGACATCGACCGTTGCGGAAATGGCGCCCGGCGACATGGCGACGGTCGACCACGATACCGGCGAGATTACGCGGGAGACGGTGCCCGTCGGAGAAATCGCCGCCTGGCGCAACGGGCTGCTGTTCGTCAACAACGTGACGGTGGAAAGCGTTGTCGCGCGCCTGCAACGTTACCATCCGGCCTGGATCAGCCTGCCCGACGGGACGCTTGGCCGGCAGCGCGTGACGGGTCTCTACGATCTCACCGATCCCGACCGGGCGCTGCGCGCCCTCGTCCAGCCGCTCGGCGGCAAGGTGCGCGCTGTCTCGAATTACGTGCGCGTCGTCTCCCGTTTCTAG
- a CDS encoding TonB-dependent receptor, with protein MNGTRAGTQVRTVFFARLMVSTAVALVFILPQAALQPAAAQEKTARVGTMAFDIPAQSLASALNTFGRQSGLQVSLAATTSHGITSKAVKGSYTPGQALAALLEGADLRHSITPEGTAIVTPKHVSPLVTGSVENGATTLQQVTVEGEGEVGQGDVGEVNITAKDLERKNPANLQDVFREEPSVKVGSSLPMSQKVYVNGIEETNLAVSIDGSRQNNKVFHHNATTLIDPALLKAVSVDEGVAPADAGPGALAGAIEYQTKDARDFLDGDGFGGFVNTTYNTNGGVFGTGLSAYGIHQGYEFLGYLNFGKGGEFSDGNGDKVPGTRTNFLSGLGKVAYEFESGDRVELSHESVKDDAPRPFRANMRTTTGSKPWDKDIRDYRLDRNNTVFTYTDETPEGWWDPKLVLAYGTTEVDTTVFPKPGTGPVSYPIAGVTSTFNGKFENRFHFDIGTVTAGVDFYSDRAELDDLYDAATEKASNLGAYLQARLEPFERTRLSFGGRADRQWFTGTGGQEFDNAGLSGNVSAEYDLIEDFLTAKAGYSHVWSGIPLAENFILNPAWTYLPAPEPTTADNYTIGLVATYNGFTLEGSVFRTDMENARYARYAQAYKAREVQSEGFSIAAGYEWTDSFLRVKYINTDTRIDGKPADSDTGTYLTTPVGEIVTVTAAHTFADYGVTVGGDVEIALKYDKVPAAAAGEPANKPFEAYTVFNAYLEYKPVDHQNLTLRADVKNIFDEVYADRATYGQEFPGVTPLYQPGRSFMLSVRATF; from the coding sequence ATGAACGGAACACGCGCGGGGACGCAGGTCCGCACTGTCTTCTTTGCCAGGCTGATGGTTTCCACGGCCGTGGCGCTTGTCTTCATCCTGCCGCAGGCGGCGCTTCAGCCGGCCGCCGCGCAGGAAAAGACCGCCCGGGTCGGCACGATGGCCTTCGATATTCCGGCACAGTCGCTGGCAAGCGCCCTCAATACGTTCGGCCGCCAGTCGGGCCTGCAGGTTTCTCTTGCCGCCACGACATCGCACGGCATCACCTCGAAGGCGGTCAAGGGCAGCTACACGCCCGGGCAGGCGCTGGCCGCCTTGCTCGAAGGGGCGGATCTGCGCCATTCGATCACGCCCGAGGGCACCGCGATCGTGACGCCGAAGCATGTTTCCCCGCTTGTCACCGGCTCGGTCGAGAATGGCGCGACGACGCTGCAGCAGGTGACCGTCGAGGGTGAAGGCGAGGTCGGCCAGGGCGACGTCGGCGAGGTCAATATCACCGCCAAGGATCTGGAACGGAAGAACCCCGCAAACCTTCAGGACGTCTTCCGCGAGGAACCGAGCGTCAAGGTCGGCTCTTCCCTGCCCATGTCGCAAAAGGTCTATGTCAACGGCATCGAGGAAACCAACCTCGCCGTTTCCATCGACGGCAGCCGGCAGAACAACAAGGTGTTCCACCACAATGCCACGACGCTGATCGATCCGGCGCTTCTGAAGGCCGTCAGCGTCGACGAGGGCGTGGCGCCCGCCGATGCAGGTCCCGGCGCGCTGGCCGGCGCCATCGAATACCAGACGAAGGACGCACGCGACTTCCTCGATGGCGACGGGTTCGGCGGCTTCGTCAACACCACCTACAACACGAATGGCGGCGTCTTCGGCACCGGCCTTTCGGCTTACGGCATTCATCAGGGTTACGAGTTCCTCGGCTATCTGAACTTCGGCAAGGGCGGCGAGTTCTCCGACGGCAATGGCGACAAGGTACCGGGCACGCGGACCAACTTCCTGAGCGGCCTCGGCAAGGTCGCCTATGAATTCGAAAGCGGCGACCGCGTCGAACTCAGCCACGAAAGCGTCAAGGACGATGCGCCGCGTCCCTTCCGCGCCAACATGCGCACCACCACGGGCAGCAAGCCGTGGGACAAGGACATCCGCGACTATCGCCTCGACCGCAACAACACCGTCTTCACCTATACGGACGAGACGCCCGAGGGGTGGTGGGATCCGAAGCTGGTGCTTGCCTATGGCACGACCGAGGTCGACACGACGGTCTTTCCCAAGCCGGGCACCGGGCCTGTCTCCTACCCGATCGCAGGCGTGACCTCGACGTTCAACGGCAAGTTCGAGAACCGCTTCCACTTCGACATCGGAACGGTGACGGCAGGCGTCGATTTCTACAGCGACCGCGCCGAGCTCGACGACCTCTACGATGCCGCGACGGAGAAGGCGAGCAATCTCGGGGCCTATCTCCAGGCGCGCCTCGAACCCTTCGAGCGGACGCGCCTTTCCTTCGGCGGCCGCGCGGACCGGCAATGGTTCACCGGCACCGGCGGCCAGGAATTCGACAATGCCGGCCTCAGCGGCAACGTCTCGGCCGAATACGATCTCATCGAGGATTTCCTGACGGCCAAGGCCGGCTACTCGCATGTCTGGTCGGGCATTCCGCTGGCGGAAAACTTCATCCTGAACCCTGCCTGGACGTACCTGCCCGCACCGGAACCGACAACCGCCGACAACTACACGATCGGCCTCGTCGCCACCTATAACGGCTTCACGCTCGAAGGTTCGGTCTTCCGCACGGACATGGAGAATGCGCGCTACGCCCGCTATGCCCAGGCCTACAAAGCCCGGGAAGTGCAATCGGAAGGCTTCTCCATCGCCGCCGGCTACGAATGGACCGACAGCTTCCTGCGCGTGAAATACATCAACACCGACACGCGCATCGACGGCAAGCCGGCGGATTCCGACACCGGCACCTATCTGACGACCCCCGTCGGCGAGATCGTCACCGTCACCGCCGCCCATACCTTCGCCGACTACGGGGTGACGGTCGGCGGCGACGTCGAGATCGCGCTGAAATACGACAAGGTTCCGGCGGCCGCGGCAGGGGAACCCGCGAACAAGCCCTTCGAGGCCTACACGGTGTTCAACGCCTATCTCGAATACAAGCCGGTCGATCACCAGAACCTGACCTTGCGCGCCGACGTGAAGAACATCTTCGACGAAGTCTATGCGGACCGCGCGACCTACGGCCAGGAATTCCCGGGCGTCACGCCGCTCTACCAGCCCGGCCGCTCGTTCATGCTGAGCGTGCGCGCCACCTTCTAG
- a CDS encoding DUF2218 domain-containing protein, producing the protein MEATTRFETENSAKYLQQLCKHFAHKVDVTYGDTRGECRFSCGTSVLTVAGNGLDIHVAAADAEGLRETKAVIENHLLRFAFRETPPPFTWRAVT; encoded by the coding sequence ATGGAAGCCACCACCCGATTTGAAACCGAAAACAGTGCAAAGTACCTGCAGCAGCTCTGCAAGCATTTCGCCCACAAGGTCGACGTGACCTATGGCGACACACGCGGCGAATGCCGCTTTTCCTGCGGCACCTCGGTCCTGACGGTCGCCGGAAACGGGCTCGACATTCATGTCGCGGCCGCCGACGCGGAAGGCCTTCGCGAGACCAAGGCCGTCATCGAGAACCATCTCCTGCGTTTCGCCTTCCGGGAAACGCCGCCGCCCTTCACCTGGCGCGCCGTCACCTGA
- a CDS encoding IucA/IucC family siderophore biosynthesis protein, producing MISTQHMAETATFQSFANCYLREINPGISVMHRDGARSVECLEWTLASQRLVLRAEISSRSLCGPLHFGTIWIRPAADPQWRGIEPMNAVPLMIQDSGRLFEGGQRDSARAYELGLMLRVMQSYQSTAENLGAARPLTAESATFLKAEQTVAYGHWLHPTPKSREGMNFWQQGTYAPEFGGDFRLHHFAVARDLVRADSALGRSAEEIVRSLAPDVPLGPGETLLPMHPLQAEALMLDPAVQALIDDGALRALGAHGPRFSATSSVRTVYNAALPFMLKFSLPVRITNSLRVNRLHELEAGAAIARLIDRAGIAGRYQGFHIIRDPAHIRLAMPGRVESGFEVILRENPFGTGRDRGIVTLAALTADPLPGACSLLEDILRRLAAGNGRGLAGIAAIWFERYLDHALDPLLTLYDDFGIALEAHQQNSLLDLSSGFPSAYYYRDNQGFYLAERHRASLARLVPDMDGIDGLYFPEADIQDRFAYYAVVNQIFSVISRMGHDGLADETVLLAILHRRLENLARVLTGAGGRFAESLIHSPTIASKANLRARLFGVDELQAEDTRALYRRIANPLWNAGATERLGHAIAS from the coding sequence ATGATCTCCACGCAACACATGGCCGAAACGGCAACCTTCCAGAGTTTCGCGAACTGCTATCTTCGCGAGATCAATCCCGGCATCTCCGTCATGCATCGCGATGGCGCGCGCAGTGTCGAATGCCTCGAATGGACGCTGGCCAGCCAACGCCTCGTTCTGCGCGCCGAAATCTCCTCGCGCTCGCTCTGCGGTCCCTTGCATTTCGGCACGATCTGGATCCGCCCGGCGGCCGATCCGCAATGGCGCGGCATCGAGCCGATGAACGCCGTGCCCCTCATGATCCAGGATTCCGGCCGGCTTTTCGAGGGCGGCCAGCGCGACAGCGCCCGCGCCTATGAGCTCGGCCTGATGCTGCGCGTCATGCAGAGCTACCAGAGCACGGCGGAAAATCTCGGCGCCGCCCGCCCGCTGACCGCCGAAAGCGCCACCTTCCTGAAGGCCGAACAGACGGTCGCCTACGGCCACTGGCTGCACCCGACGCCGAAAAGCCGCGAGGGCATGAACTTCTGGCAGCAGGGCACCTATGCCCCGGAATTCGGCGGCGATTTCCGCCTGCATCATTTCGCCGTGGCACGTGACCTCGTGCGTGCCGACAGCGCGCTCGGCCGCAGCGCCGAAGAGATCGTGCGGTCGCTGGCGCCAGACGTGCCGCTGGGCCCCGGCGAAACGCTTCTTCCCATGCACCCGCTGCAGGCGGAAGCCCTGATGCTCGACCCCGCCGTCCAGGCGCTGATCGACGATGGCGCGCTGCGCGCGCTCGGCGCCCATGGACCGCGTTTTTCCGCCACCTCCTCGGTGCGCACCGTCTACAACGCCGCGCTGCCCTTCATGCTGAAATTCTCGCTTCCGGTGCGCATCACCAATTCGCTGCGCGTCAACCGGCTGCATGAACTGGAGGCGGGCGCGGCCATCGCGCGGCTCATCGACCGGGCAGGCATTGCCGGACGCTATCAGGGCTTCCACATCATCCGCGACCCAGCCCATATCAGACTCGCCATGCCCGGCCGCGTGGAAAGCGGTTTCGAGGTGATCCTCAGGGAAAACCCGTTCGGCACGGGGCGTGACCGGGGCATCGTGACGCTCGCGGCCCTGACGGCCGATCCCTTGCCGGGCGCGTGCTCGCTGCTGGAGGATATCCTGCGCCGGCTTGCGGCCGGGAACGGGCGGGGTCTCGCCGGCATCGCCGCGATCTGGTTCGAACGCTATCTCGACCATGCGCTCGATCCGCTGTTGACGCTTTATGACGATTTCGGCATCGCGCTGGAGGCCCACCAGCAGAACAGCCTGCTCGACCTGTCGAGCGGCTTTCCCTCGGCCTACTACTATCGCGACAACCAGGGTTTCTACCTCGCGGAGCGGCACCGCGCCTCTCTCGCCCGGCTGGTCCCGGACATGGACGGGATCGACGGCCTCTATTTCCCCGAAGCCGATATCCAGGACCGCTTTGCCTATTATGCCGTCGTCAACCAGATCTTCTCGGTCATCTCGCGGATGGGCCACGACGGCCTTGCCGACGAAACGGTGCTGTTGGCGATCCTCCACCGGCGTCTCGAAAACCTGGCACGCGTCCTGACCGGGGCCGGCGGCCGTTTTGCCGAAAGCCTCATCCATTCCCCGACCATCGCCTCCAAGGCGAACCTCAGGGCGCGGCTTTTCGGCGTGGACGAGCTGCAGGCGGAAGACACGCGCGCACTCTATCGGCGCATCGCAAATCCGCTCTGGAATGCGGGCGCCACGGAAAGGCTTGGCCATGCCATTGCCTCTTGA
- a CDS encoding IucA/IucC family protein, with protein sequence MPLPLEDVSRPDDRVLRQLVAALIFEHIVTPVRTGSGHLVWQQGDRAYRCHATIGPFGRPRIRPFSVELRRDGGWAAASVADIVPALPGPAENRAKLASELDLTVAFARWNRREVAPRDRRALSFSGIEGALDEGHPYHPCYKARAGFTEEDNRTYGPEAGTPFRLVWLLVARRHLRQALPADEDAFWTAELGADVHADLQARRAALGLSLEDFGLLPLHPWQWDYLRRDRLAGWLERGEAHFLGPAGDRYVASQSVRSLHNIDATQRASVKLALGIVNTSSRRILAAHSVCTAPVLSDWIARVVADDPLFADRYPLTILKEYAGIIADRDGPLAGEIAAIWRESAQATLRPGEAIVPFNALAVFEADGAPFIAPWLARHGFEAWFARLIEVAVLPVWHLLVQHGIAVEAHAQNMLLVHRDGWPERLILRDFHESMEYAPAFLRDPLLAPDFAAFDPVYAVAEPDDYYWTNALDMLRELVMDTLFVHNLTDLTHLFETAGHAAEDVLWAQIARRLETYAAEHGLAERQARLGHRARTIRSESLMVRKLLAAAPEYHHAIPNPFAPERRATGGTMLQIDDRAYGREEFNDRIEAMAEAAGLDRAPGGRLAVCFPETADWLALFFAIRARGESVLPIHPGTPYEAALKLARTAGCDRLYYNSTIPELLGDPLVTKGAGEGQLLQMSSGTTGAPKCIARSWSEIDAEVRSYVDTFRAPETMTPVVACPTTHSYGLICGILVALERGQTPLILNTANPKYLQRRLRETERALLYSSPAILHTLARLTPEGEKLHAVMTSGTLLPEAWFGTIRARTEHFFQQYGCSEAGCIAINPDLTAASDMGHVLPHLSLETGASAEVPGEIVVTRNGRPIATRDLGYRTADGMLVFVSRMDDMINVSGLNVYPGDVEDAVMTMPAVTDAVAFRREDRFAGERVGLVFSATEPVSPQDIRAWCIARLSSHQLPTEIVQVDEVPRQANGKISRRDVAAQFAAGAFNSAKEAAE encoded by the coding sequence ATGCCATTGCCTCTTGAGGATGTTTCCCGCCCCGATGACCGCGTCCTGCGCCAGCTCGTCGCCGCGCTGATCTTCGAGCATATCGTGACGCCTGTGCGCACCGGATCGGGCCATCTCGTCTGGCAGCAGGGCGACCGGGCGTATCGCTGCCACGCCACCATCGGCCCCTTCGGCCGGCCGCGCATCCGCCCCTTCTCCGTCGAACTCCGGCGGGACGGCGGCTGGGCGGCGGCAAGTGTTGCGGACATCGTCCCGGCCCTGCCCGGCCCGGCGGAAAACCGCGCGAAACTGGCGAGCGAACTGGACCTGACCGTCGCCTTCGCCCGCTGGAATCGCAGGGAGGTCGCGCCGCGCGACCGCCGCGCCCTGTCCTTTTCCGGTATCGAGGGCGCGCTCGACGAAGGCCATCCCTACCATCCATGCTACAAGGCGCGCGCCGGCTTCACCGAAGAAGACAACCGCACCTACGGCCCCGAGGCCGGCACGCCCTTCCGCCTTGTCTGGCTGCTCGTCGCCCGCCGGCACCTGCGGCAGGCGCTGCCCGCCGACGAGGATGCCTTCTGGACCGCCGAGCTTGGTGCCGACGTCCATGCGGACCTTCAGGCCCGGCGCGCCGCCCTCGGCCTTTCCCTCGAGGATTTCGGCCTCCTCCCGCTGCATCCCTGGCAATGGGATTATCTCAGGCGGGACCGGCTTGCCGGCTGGCTCGAACGCGGCGAGGCGCATTTCCTCGGTCCGGCCGGCGACCGATATGTCGCAAGCCAGTCCGTGCGCTCGCTGCACAACATCGACGCGACGCAGCGCGCCAGCGTCAAACTTGCGCTTGGCATCGTCAACACCTCCTCCCGCCGCATCCTCGCCGCCCATTCCGTCTGCACCGCGCCTGTGCTTTCCGACTGGATCGCCCGCGTCGTGGCTGATGACCCGTTGTTCGCAGACCGCTATCCCCTGACCATCCTGAAGGAATATGCCGGCATCATCGCCGATCGCGATGGTCCGCTCGCCGGAGAGATCGCCGCCATCTGGCGCGAAAGCGCGCAGGCGACGCTGCGGCCCGGCGAGGCGATCGTGCCCTTCAATGCGCTTGCGGTGTTCGAGGCCGACGGCGCGCCCTTCATTGCGCCGTGGCTTGCACGCCATGGTTTCGAGGCCTGGTTCGCGCGCCTCATCGAGGTCGCGGTCCTTCCCGTCTGGCACCTTCTCGTGCAGCACGGCATCGCCGTGGAGGCCCATGCCCAGAACATGCTGCTCGTCCATCGCGACGGCTGGCCGGAGCGGCTGATCCTGCGCGATTTTCACGAGAGCATGGAATATGCGCCGGCATTCCTGCGCGACCCGCTGCTCGCGCCGGATTTTGCCGCGTTCGATCCGGTCTACGCCGTCGCCGAGCCGGATGACTACTACTGGACGAACGCGCTCGACATGCTGCGCGAACTCGTCATGGACACGCTCTTCGTCCACAATCTCACCGATCTCACCCATCTCTTCGAAACCGCCGGCCACGCAGCGGAAGACGTGCTCTGGGCGCAGATCGCCCGGCGGCTCGAAACCTACGCCGCCGAGCACGGCCTTGCCGAACGGCAGGCACGGCTCGGCCACCGCGCACGCACCATCCGCTCGGAATCGCTGATGGTGCGAAAGCTGCTCGCGGCCGCCCCCGAATATCACCACGCCATTCCCAATCCATTCGCGCCCGAACGGCGGGCCACTGGAGGAACCATGCTGCAGATCGACGATCGCGCCTATGGGCGCGAAGAGTTCAACGACCGCATCGAGGCGATGGCCGAGGCTGCCGGCCTCGACCGCGCGCCCGGCGGAAGGCTTGCCGTCTGCTTCCCCGAAACCGCCGATTGGCTCGCCCTCTTCTTCGCCATCCGCGCGCGCGGCGAAAGCGTGCTGCCGATCCATCCCGGCACGCCCTATGAGGCGGCGCTGAAGCTCGCCCGTACCGCCGGCTGCGACCGGCTCTACTACAACAGCACGATCCCGGAGCTGCTCGGCGATCCCCTCGTCACCAAAGGGGCTGGCGAGGGCCAGCTTCTCCAGATGAGCTCCGGTACGACGGGCGCGCCGAAATGCATCGCGCGGAGCTGGTCCGAGATCGATGCGGAGGTGCGCAGCTATGTCGATACCTTCCGCGCACCGGAGACGATGACGCCGGTCGTCGCCTGCCCGACCACCCATTCCTACGGCCTCATCTGCGGCATCCTCGTCGCGCTGGAGCGTGGCCAGACGCCGCTCATCCTCAACACCGCCAATCCGAAATACCTGCAGCGGCGCCTGCGCGAGACCGAGCGCGCCCTTCTCTATTCCTCGCCCGCCATCCTGCACACGCTCGCCCGCCTGACACCCGAGGGCGAAAAGCTGCATGCCGTGATGACCTCGGGCACCCTGCTGCCGGAGGCGTGGTTCGGCACGATCCGCGCCAGGACGGAGCATTTCTTCCAGCAATATGGCTGCTCCGAAGCCGGCTGCATCGCGATCAATCCGGACCTGACGGCCGCCAGCGACATGGGCCATGTGCTGCCGCACCTGTCGCTCGAAACCGGCGCATCCGCCGAGGTGCCCGGCGAAATCGTCGTGACGCGCAACGGCCGGCCGATCGCCACACGCGATCTCGGCTACCGAACCGCGGACGGGATGCTCGTCTTCGTCTCGCGGATGGACGACATGATCAACGTATCGGGCCTCAACGTCTATCCGGGGGATGTCGAAGACGCCGTCATGACGATGCCGGCCGTCACTGACGCCGTCGCCTTCCGCCGCGAAGACCGGTTTGCCGGCGAACGGGTCGGTCTCGTCTTCTCGGCAACCGAGCCGGTCTCGCCCCAGGACATCCGCGCCTGGTGCATCGCCCGCCTGTCCTCACACCAGTTGCCGACCGAAATCGTGCAGGTCGACGAGGTTCCCCGCCAGGCCAACGGCAAGATCAGCCGGCGCGACGTCGCCGCGCAGTTTGCCGCCGGCGCATTCAATTCCGCCAAGGAGGCCGCCGAATGA
- a CDS encoding DUF6005 family protein, with protein sequence MSEADIIAAIRTVLDRHMNHPHLAGFAPEARLNEDLYLDSVLILQIFLNLELEFGLSVPEEIISRQDIATVADLAGLLARGSAAVATPMAAPAAGEGVHGELDYDIKVHCFVSCVCDGLKKRKLDHRPFYFGIWDTPFAIGERAQLLYHGPGITQDFFRDWFARLYGVAIEEWYDAARSKEENIATLLERVAQRPAEGSVMVMLDMFHLPERENKFNQNPFPHYLMLETSENPDIFRVLDPDYRWEGEISRQTVLNAVRQPTVAGGYAFDGSTAHPPEDADIRAYFEACFRRHDNPLAERLREIVRAHLAGRDGLTLADLSLAVRELPVITIRKYAYEHGFAYFWRALKLPAAEFDVWCDEIEALIQFLKTLHYDCMKLGQTADAGLAAAVLKRIDETDAQELKLKTKLGAIFDQWCEDRFPTERAPEALRAAR encoded by the coding sequence ATGAGCGAAGCCGACATCATCGCCGCCATCCGCACGGTCCTCGACCGGCACATGAACCATCCGCACCTCGCCGGTTTTGCGCCCGAGGCGCGCCTCAACGAGGATCTTTATCTCGACTCCGTGCTGATCCTGCAGATCTTCCTCAATCTGGAGCTCGAATTCGGCCTCAGCGTGCCGGAAGAAATCATCAGCCGGCAGGATATCGCCACGGTGGCGGATCTCGCCGGCCTTCTCGCCCGCGGCAGCGCCGCGGTGGCCACCCCTATGGCCGCCCCCGCGGCGGGCGAAGGCGTGCATGGAGAACTGGACTACGACATCAAGGTGCACTGCTTCGTCAGTTGCGTCTGCGACGGGCTCAAGAAGCGCAAGCTCGACCACCGGCCGTTCTACTTCGGCATTTGGGACACGCCCTTTGCCATCGGCGAACGGGCGCAGCTCCTCTATCACGGCCCCGGCATTACGCAGGATTTCTTCCGCGACTGGTTCGCGCGGCTCTACGGCGTCGCCATCGAGGAATGGTACGATGCGGCGCGCTCGAAGGAGGAGAATATCGCGACGCTTCTGGAGCGTGTCGCGCAGCGCCCGGCTGAAGGCAGCGTGATGGTCATGCTCGACATGTTCCACCTGCCGGAGCGCGAGAACAAGTTCAACCAGAACCCCTTCCCGCATTACCTGATGCTGGAGACCTCCGAAAATCCCGACATTTTCCGCGTGCTCGATCCGGATTATCGCTGGGAAGGCGAGATTTCCCGCCAGACGGTGCTCAATGCCGTGCGCCAGCCGACCGTCGCGGGCGGTTATGCCTTTGACGGAAGCACCGCCCATCCGCCGGAAGATGCCGACATTCGCGCCTATTTCGAAGCCTGCTTCCGCCGGCACGACAATCCGCTCGCCGAGCGCCTGCGCGAGATCGTGCGCGCGCATCTTGCAGGCCGGGACGGGCTGACGCTTGCCGATCTGTCGCTTGCCGTCCGCGAACTCCCCGTCATCACCATCCGCAAATATGCCTACGAGCACGGCTTTGCCTATTTCTGGCGGGCACTGAAACTGCCGGCGGCGGAATTCGATGTCTGGTGCGACGAGATCGAGGCCCTGATCCAGTTCCTGAAGACCCTGCACTACGACTGCATGAAGCTCGGCCAGACGGCGGATGCCGGGCTTGCCGCCGCGGTCCTCAAGCGCATCGACGAAACCGATGCGCAGGAGCTCAAGCTGAAGACCAAACTCGGCGCCATCTTCGACCAATGGTGCGAGGACCGCTTTCCCACCGAACGGGCGCCGGAAGCCCTGAGGGCCGCGCGATGA